Proteins encoded by one window of Lates calcarifer isolate ASB-BC8 unplaced genomic scaffold, TLL_Latcal_v3 _unitig_1968_quiver_2037, whole genome shotgun sequence:
- the LOC108891459 gene encoding LOW QUALITY PROTEIN: prostasin (The sequence of the model RefSeq protein was modified relative to this genomic sequence to represent the inferred CDS: inserted 1 base in 1 codon), whose translation MEVKLLVCAVVLSAFTVTGNNAQSNVCGTAPLNPKIIGGESAAPGAWPWQASLNLNGIYLCTGSLINNEWVLTAAHCFSTTITAGWQVHLGRDRQQGSNPNEVSRTVSRIIRHPNYVASRFDYDVALLKLSTPVQFTNYIRPVCLAADGSVFXGGTTCWVTGWGYIHPDIPLPANQMLRQASVPVVSDSRCSKLYANEFTSNMICAGVPQGDIGPCYVSVSAKHSSSN comes from the exons ATGGAGGTGAAGCTGTTGGTCTGTGCTGTCGTGCTGTCGGCCTTCACAGTTACAG GAAACAACGCACAGTCAAATG TTTGTGGCACCGCACCGCTCAACCCAAAGATCATAGGAGGTGAGAGTGCTGCTCCCGGGGCGTGGCCCTGGCAGGCCAGTCTGAACCTGAACGGCATATATCTTTGTACAGGATCGCTCATCAACAACGAGTGGGTCCTGACGGCTGCTCACTGTTTCTCCAC CACCATCACTGCTGGTTGGCAGGTTCACCTCGGACGTGACAGACAACAAGGCTCGAATCCTAACGAGGTGTCCCGGACAGTGTCTCGGATCATCAGGCATCCGAACTACGTGGCCTCGAGATTCGATTACGACGTAGCCTTACTGAAGCTGTCCACACCAGTTCAGTTCACCAACTACATCAGACCTGTGTGTCTGGCGGCGGACGGCAGCGTCT GGGGTGGCACGACCTGCTGGGTCACCGGGTGGGGATACATCCATCCAGACA TTCCCCTTCCCGCCAATCAGATGCTGCGGCAGGCGAGTGTTCCCGTCGTGTCCGACAGTCGGTGCAGCAAGCTCTACGCCAATGAATTCACAAGCAACATGATCTGTGCTGGTGTCCCTCAGGGAGATATTGGCCCCTGctatgtgagtgtgtctgcaAAACACTCGTCCAGCaactga
- the LOC108891461 gene encoding E3 ubiquitin-protein ligase CHIP isoform X1, giving the protein MSESPEKSASVSAQELKEQGNRLFLNRKYLEAAACYSKAITHSPSVPAYYTNRALCYVKLQQYDKALGDCRHALELDSQSVKAHFFMGQCHLEMENYDEAIGNLQKAYNLAKEQRLNFGDDIPSALRIAKKKRWNSMEERRINQESELHAYLTKLILAEKKRQLDGCRQKQEDKSDDSRTQHNLNEIHTKHDKYLSDMEELFCQVDEKRKKREIPDFLCGKISFELMREPCITPSGVTYDRKDIEEHLQRVGHFDPVTRTPLTQDQLIPNLAMKEVIDAFILENGWVEDY; this is encoded by the exons ATGTCCGAGAGTCCGGAGAAGAGCGCGTCGGTGTCGGCTCAGGAGCTGAAGGAGCAGGGGAACCGCCTCTTCCTGAACCGCAAGTACCTGGAGGCCGCCGCCTGCTACAGCAAAGCCATC aCCCACAGTCCCTCGGTGCCGGCGTACTACACCAACAGAGCTCTGTGCTACgtgaagctgcagcagtacGACAAAGCTCTGGGCGACTGCAGACACGCTCTGGAGCTGGACAGCCAGTCGGTCAAAGCTCATTTCTTCATGGGTCAGTGTCACCTGGAGATGGAGAACTACGACGAAGCCATCGGCAACCTGCAGAAAG cgTATAATCTGGCCAAAGAGCAGCGTCTGAACTTCGGCGACGACATCCCCAGCGCTCTGCGGATCGCGAAGAAGAAACGCTGGAACagcatggaggagaggaggatcaACCAGGAGAGCGAGCTGCACGCCTACCTCACCAAACTCATCCTCGCCGAGAAAAAGAGGCAG CTGGACggctgcagacagaaacaggaggaCAAGTCCGACGACAGCAGAACTCAACACAACCTCAACGAGATCCACACAAAACAT GACAAGTACCTGTCAGACATGGAGGAGCTGTTCTGTCAGGTAGACGAGAAGAGGAAG AAGCGAGAGATCCCAGACTTCCTGTGCGGAAAGATCAGCTTCGAGTTGATGAGGGAGCCGTGCATCACGCCGAGCGGCGTCACGTACGACCGCAAAGACATCGAGGAGCATCTGCAG CGAGTCGGACATTTTGACCCGGTGACTCGGACTCCGCTGACCCAGGATCAGCTGATCCCCAACCTGGCCATGAAGGAAGTaattgatgcttttattttggagaaTGGATGGGTGGAGGATTACTGA
- the LOC108891461 gene encoding E3 ubiquitin-protein ligase CHIP isoform X2 — protein sequence MSESPEKSASVSAQELKEQGNRLFLNRKYLEAAACYSKAITHSPSVPAYYTNRALCYVKLQQYDKALGDCRHALELDSQSVKAHFFMGQCHLEMENYDEAIGNLQKAYNLAKEQRLNFGDDIPSALRIAKKKRWNSMEERRINQESELHAYLTKLILAEKKRELDGCRQKQEDKSDDSRTQHNLNEIHTKHDKYLSDMEELFCQVDEKRKKREIPDFLCGKISFELMREPCITPSGVTYDRKDIEEHLQRVGHFDPVTRTPLTQDQLIPNLAMKEVIDAFILENGWVEDY from the exons ATGTCCGAGAGTCCGGAGAAGAGCGCGTCGGTGTCGGCTCAGGAGCTGAAGGAGCAGGGGAACCGCCTCTTCCTGAACCGCAAGTACCTGGAGGCCGCCGCCTGCTACAGCAAAGCCATC aCCCACAGTCCCTCGGTGCCGGCGTACTACACCAACAGAGCTCTGTGCTACgtgaagctgcagcagtacGACAAAGCTCTGGGCGACTGCAGACACGCTCTGGAGCTGGACAGCCAGTCGGTCAAAGCTCATTTCTTCATGGGTCAGTGTCACCTGGAGATGGAGAACTACGACGAAGCCATCGGCAACCTGCAGAAAG cgTATAATCTGGCCAAAGAGCAGCGTCTGAACTTCGGCGACGACATCCCCAGCGCTCTGCGGATCGCGAAGAAGAAACGCTGGAACagcatggaggagaggaggatcaACCAGGAGAGCGAGCTGCACGCCTACCTCACCAAACTCATCCTCGCCGAGAAAAAGAG AGAGCTGGACggctgcagacagaaacaggaggaCAAGTCCGACGACAGCAGAACTCAACACAACCTCAACGAGATCCACACAAAACAT GACAAGTACCTGTCAGACATGGAGGAGCTGTTCTGTCAGGTAGACGAGAAGAGGAAG AAGCGAGAGATCCCAGACTTCCTGTGCGGAAAGATCAGCTTCGAGTTGATGAGGGAGCCGTGCATCACGCCGAGCGGCGTCACGTACGACCGCAAAGACATCGAGGAGCATCTGCAG CGAGTCGGACATTTTGACCCGGTGACTCGGACTCCGCTGACCCAGGATCAGCTGATCCCCAACCTGGCCATGAAGGAAGTaattgatgcttttattttggagaaTGGATGGGTGGAGGATTACTGA